In Nitrospinota bacterium, a single genomic region encodes these proteins:
- a CDS encoding DUF4431 domain-containing protein, which translates to MNSDKRIAMLGAVFVIIAVSSILIFPQPVNSDEILECLDSEPTVVKISGKIYEKVFPGPPNYESVEKGDRRENYWILKLDAPVCVAITSQEESWIKFIKKDIKEIMLVLRGDMHKKFGHLMQKRVFVTGTLWEAHTAHHRTPVLITVEDIYPEEAVSP; encoded by the coding sequence ATGAATTCTGATAAACGTATCGCCATGTTGGGGGCGGTATTTGTGATAATAGCGGTTTCGTCGATTCTCATTTTTCCGCAACCAGTAAATTCAGATGAGATTCTTGAGTGTCTGGATAGTGAGCCAACCGTCGTGAAAATCTCCGGGAAAATATATGAGAAAGTTTTTCCCGGACCGCCTAATTACGAAAGTGTTGAAAAAGGCGACAGGCGTGAGAATTATTGGATATTGAAACTAGATGCCCCTGTTTGTGTGGCAATAACCTCTCAAGAGGAATCGTGGATCAAATTCATCAAAAAAGATATTAAGGAAATCATGTTGGTATTGAGAGGCGACATGCATAAAAAATTTGGACACCTTATGCAAAAAAGGGTGTTTGTAACTGGAACTCTTTGGGAGGCACACACAGCACATCACCGGACGCCTGTTTTGATTACAGTAGAAGATATTTATCCTGAAGAAGCGGTTTCCCCCTAA
- a CDS encoding SulP family inorganic anion transporter: MNKLNLFERFFPFLKWWHLVNRQTIFSDLFAGITNSFIVLPQGVAFAMIAGLPPEYGLYTAIVPPIVAGLFGSSLHLISGPTTAISIVIFSTVSPFAEAGTGEFIALVFSLTFLAGLIQFLLGIARMGTIVNFISHTVVIGFTAGAAILIATSQMKYCLGIPVPQGETFLHTWIYLIKAFPSLNLYDLAIALMTIALIIAVKKLNPRLPGMLIAMIIGSIATFLIGAAEHDIRLVGSIPSHLPPLSNPFHSLEALKKLSSGAFAVAMLGLIEAVSIARSVAVKSRQRIDGNQEFIGQGLANIVGSFFSCYASSGSFTRSGINYTAGAKTPVSAIFAALSLALIVLLFAPMAAYLPIAVMGGIVLVVAYNLIDFHSIKIIIKAGKSESSVLLLTFLPTLFLDLEFAIYVGIMFSLILYLRKTSKPSMIMRVPDPNSERRPFVTNLELPKCPQFKIIRIDGSIYFGSVNHIEHGLEMMGSDPSTHHLLIVCSGINFIDIAGAEMLDKQCKHLAESGTQLYFYGIKAGVQNMLDKTGHLRACPEKFFTSKETAIATIIKRLDYDVCANCTHRIFIECKDLPSPGSTGKN, translated from the coding sequence ATGAATAAACTGAATTTATTCGAAAGATTTTTCCCGTTCCTGAAGTGGTGGCATCTTGTAAACAGACAAACCATCTTCAGCGATCTCTTTGCCGGAATAACCAACTCTTTCATAGTCCTCCCCCAGGGGGTCGCGTTCGCGATGATAGCGGGTCTGCCGCCTGAATACGGGCTATATACCGCAATCGTCCCTCCAATAGTAGCCGGACTTTTCGGCTCCTCGCTCCACCTGATATCGGGACCTACAACAGCGATTTCAATCGTGATCTTTTCCACGGTTAGCCCGTTTGCCGAAGCGGGAACGGGGGAGTTCATCGCGCTGGTTTTCTCTCTGACATTTCTGGCGGGGCTTATTCAGTTCCTCCTTGGGATCGCCAGGATGGGGACGATCGTAAATTTCATTTCACACACTGTCGTGATCGGATTTACGGCTGGGGCGGCGATATTAATAGCAACGAGCCAGATGAAATACTGCCTGGGCATCCCTGTTCCGCAAGGGGAAACATTCCTGCACACATGGATATATCTCATCAAGGCGTTCCCGTCGCTGAATCTCTACGACCTTGCCATCGCGCTAATGACAATCGCGCTTATCATAGCCGTTAAAAAACTCAATCCCCGCTTGCCGGGAATGCTTATCGCCATGATAATAGGGAGCATCGCTACGTTCCTTATCGGTGCCGCCGAACATGATATCAGGCTAGTCGGCTCCATACCGTCGCATCTTCCACCCTTATCAAATCCGTTTCATTCGCTTGAGGCGCTGAAGAAATTATCTTCGGGCGCGTTTGCAGTCGCGATGCTCGGCCTTATCGAAGCCGTTTCGATTGCGAGGTCGGTAGCTGTGAAATCGAGACAGCGGATCGACGGCAACCAGGAGTTTATCGGGCAGGGTCTTGCGAATATCGTCGGGAGTTTCTTTTCATGCTATGCCTCTTCCGGTTCGTTCACAAGGAGCGGGATAAACTACACCGCGGGAGCAAAAACGCCGGTCTCTGCAATCTTTGCCGCGCTCTCTCTGGCGCTTATCGTGCTCCTTTTCGCCCCTATGGCCGCATACCTGCCGATAGCCGTCATGGGGGGCATCGTGCTTGTTGTCGCATACAATCTTATCGATTTTCACAGCATCAAAATAATCATCAAGGCCGGAAAATCCGAATCGTCTGTTTTACTCCTCACGTTTCTGCCAACGCTGTTCCTCGACCTTGAGTTCGCCATTTACGTCGGCATCATGTTTTCCCTGATCCTCTATCTGCGAAAGACCTCAAAACCGAGCATGATCATGCGCGTGCCGGATCCGAACTCCGAGAGACGTCCGTTCGTTACAAACCTTGAATTGCCGAAATGTCCGCAGTTCAAAATAATCAGGATAGATGGATCCATCTATTTCGGATCGGTAAACCATATCGAGCACGGACTGGAGATGATGGGGAGTGATCCTTCCACGCATCATCTCCTTATCGTCTGTTCGGGAATCAACTTCATCGACATAGCGGGGGCGGAAATGCTGGACAAGCAGTGCAAACATCTTGCTGAATCCGGCACACAGCTCTACTTTTACGGAATAAAGGCGGGGGTGCAAAATATGCTCGATAAAACGGGACATCTGCGGGCCTGCCCTGAAAAGTTTTTCACATCAAAAGAGACAGCCATCGCCACCATCATCAAAAGGCTCGATTACGATGTCTGCGCGAATTGCACCCACAGGATATTCATTGAGTGCAAAGATCTACCATCTCCAGGCTCGACAGGAAAAAACTAA
- a CDS encoding cyclic nucleotide-binding domain-containing protein, which yields MADRLEDKLKEYLEGRTKAKNPVNPEVFKFIPFFEEVFPKNLWPLLVNLCGNDGIPYIELKEIPPKQAIIKKGEFDMMVFWLLKGHTVVKGTVAGKQTVIKRYDRVGHCFGEMAIIDESERTADVTACAERGATILEVDWSITMVNEGLERSFNKLLLKTVNAKLSDSYNTIKKSYLALMKLREASEKQTKDLEKMKTKLEKHNIEVDTMFDMDLTAKISEIAAKLDEEMKRS from the coding sequence ATGGCTGACAGGCTCGAAGACAAATTAAAGGAGTATCTTGAGGGGCGCACGAAAGCCAAGAATCCGGTAAATCCTGAAGTTTTCAAATTCATTCCGTTTTTCGAGGAGGTATTTCCCAAAAACCTCTGGCCGCTTCTGGTCAATCTCTGCGGGAACGATGGCATTCCATATATTGAGCTGAAAGAGATACCTCCGAAGCAGGCGATCATCAAGAAGGGTGAATTCGACATGATGGTATTCTGGCTTTTGAAGGGGCACACTGTCGTAAAAGGGACAGTCGCCGGAAAACAGACGGTCATCAAGAGATACGACAGGGTGGGGCACTGTTTCGGAGAGATGGCGATCATCGATGAAAGTGAACGGACTGCCGATGTTACCGCCTGCGCTGAGCGTGGAGCTACCATCCTGGAAGTAGACTGGTCGATAACGATGGTGAATGAAGGGCTGGAACGCTCTTTCAATAAGCTCTTGCTGAAAACGGTCAACGCCAAGCTAAGCGACAGCTACAATACGATCAAAAAATCGTATCTCGCGCTGATGAAGCTGAGAGAGGCTTCTGAAAAGCAGACGAAGGATCTTGAAAAAATGAAGACAAAGCTGGAAAAGCACAATATTGAGGTCGATACCATGTTCGATATGGATCTTACCGCGAAGATATCCGAGATAGCCGCCAAGCTGGACGAAGAGATGAAACGTTCCTGA
- a CDS encoding leucyl aminopeptidase: MIKLKVEPITSEKAVTEAVAILVYEDDKEGASYRELDKKLGGKIASLIKQKKFVPKKMAVRSIDSMGKIKPDSVILVGLGKKEAFSEEILRRASAKAASAAAGVRAKSLTIAIDPFITTQFKAEELAQAMAEGLILSTYSFAKYGKKEEDVDDESKLNLAVIAQRKDTAKGKRGVAVAQNVCYGVYLARDLQNHAGNIATPTFIANAAKKECAKAGVRCKVLGKREIEKLKMGSFLAVAKGSAQEPKFLIMEHMKGPKSEKPFVLVGKGLTFDSGGISLKPSANMEDMKFDMSGGAAVIGTMVATGLLKTRKNIVGLVPLTENMPGGRANKPGDVITASDGQTIEVLNTDAEGRLILADALVYAKRYKPAKVVDLATLTGAIVISLGHQATGLFGNDQKLIDKIIASGEKTGERCWQFPMWEEYEEMIKSKIANVKNVGERGAGSITAAAFLKKFTDYPWAHLDIAGTADNAKPTAPYNTPGGTGIGIRLLLDLINK; the protein is encoded by the coding sequence ATGATAAAACTTAAAGTCGAGCCGATAACATCGGAAAAAGCCGTTACCGAAGCAGTGGCAATTTTGGTCTATGAAGATGATAAGGAAGGGGCATCATACCGTGAACTCGATAAAAAACTTGGCGGGAAGATAGCCTCCCTCATAAAACAGAAGAAGTTCGTTCCGAAAAAAATGGCGGTACGCTCCATCGACAGCATGGGAAAAATAAAGCCGGACAGCGTAATACTTGTCGGCCTTGGCAAGAAAGAGGCATTCTCCGAAGAGATTCTTAGAAGGGCTTCCGCAAAGGCGGCCTCTGCGGCCGCGGGTGTCAGGGCAAAGAGTTTGACCATAGCCATCGATCCATTCATCACCACGCAGTTCAAGGCGGAGGAGCTCGCACAGGCGATGGCGGAAGGGTTGATCCTATCGACATACTCCTTTGCCAAATACGGCAAGAAGGAAGAGGACGTAGACGACGAAAGCAAACTTAATCTCGCTGTCATCGCTCAACGCAAAGATACCGCCAAGGGAAAGAGAGGTGTCGCCGTTGCGCAAAACGTCTGCTACGGCGTATACCTCGCGCGCGATCTGCAGAACCACGCCGGAAACATCGCTACGCCAACGTTCATCGCCAACGCCGCAAAAAAGGAGTGTGCCAAAGCTGGCGTTCGCTGCAAGGTGCTTGGCAAACGCGAGATAGAGAAGCTGAAAATGGGCTCCTTCCTCGCTGTGGCAAAAGGGAGCGCGCAGGAACCGAAGTTCCTGATTATGGAACATATGAAAGGGCCGAAAAGCGAAAAGCCTTTCGTGCTCGTAGGGAAGGGGCTTACTTTCGACAGCGGCGGAATTTCGCTCAAACCTTCCGCAAACATGGAAGATATGAAATTCGACATGAGCGGAGGAGCCGCAGTGATAGGAACGATGGTGGCGACCGGCCTTCTGAAAACCAGGAAGAACATTGTCGGTCTTGTCCCGTTAACGGAGAACATGCCGGGGGGAAGGGCCAACAAGCCGGGCGACGTCATCACCGCTTCGGACGGACAGACTATCGAAGTGCTTAACACCGACGCCGAAGGGAGGCTTATCCTCGCCGACGCTCTCGTCTACGCGAAACGCTACAAGCCTGCGAAGGTTGTCGACTTGGCTACGCTGACTGGGGCTATCGTCATATCGCTAGGGCATCAGGCGACAGGACTTTTCGGCAACGACCAGAAACTGATCGACAAGATAATCGCCTCTGGCGAGAAGACCGGTGAGCGCTGCTGGCAGTTCCCGATGTGGGAAGAGTATGAGGAGATGATAAAGAGCAAGATCGCGAACGTGAAAAATGTCGGCGAAAGGGGCGCTGGCTCCATCACGGCGGCTGCGTTCCTGAAGAAGTTTACCGATTACCCCTGGGCTCATCTTGATATTGCCGGTACGGCGGACAATGCGAAACCGACCGCGCCATACAATACCCCCGGAGGCACAGGTATAGGCATACGCCTCTTATTGGATTTGATTAACAAGTAG
- the dapF gene encoding diaminopimelate epimerase: MAKEVKFSKWHGLGNDFVIVDDRAGKFRFGAALLKKLGDRHYGIGFDQFMVVRKPSNLSKAAKARGEVQADFRMELYNSDGSIAEMCGNGIRCFAMFLKERKITKKANLAVETGAGIIRTSIKGKLVEVDMGEPILDGPKIPVHREGRMISQPVNTKNGFYSVTAVSMGNPHAVIFVNDVAKVELEKDGPMLETHPSFPNRTNVEFAQVESRNSINLRVWERGAGATLACGTGACATAVAGVLNNLSDRIVSVNLPGGTLKIRWDEGTNRVFMTGPAVEVFNGAFLI; this comes from the coding sequence ATGGCAAAGGAAGTAAAGTTCTCGAAGTGGCACGGGCTTGGAAACGATTTCGTGATAGTCGACGACCGCGCGGGGAAGTTTCGCTTCGGCGCGGCGCTTTTAAAGAAGCTGGGTGACAGGCATTACGGGATAGGGTTCGACCAGTTCATGGTTGTAAGGAAACCCTCGAACCTGTCGAAAGCGGCAAAGGCACGCGGCGAGGTTCAGGCCGATTTCAGAATGGAGCTTTACAACAGCGACGGCTCGATAGCGGAGATGTGCGGTAACGGTATCCGATGTTTCGCCATGTTCCTCAAGGAGAGGAAAATAACGAAGAAGGCGAACCTCGCGGTAGAGACCGGCGCGGGGATAATCAGGACGTCGATAAAAGGGAAGCTCGTGGAAGTCGATATGGGTGAGCCGATACTCGACGGGCCGAAGATACCGGTGCACAGGGAAGGGCGGATGATAAGCCAGCCGGTGAACACCAAGAACGGTTTTTACAGCGTAACCGCCGTTTCGATGGGGAACCCTCACGCCGTTATTTTCGTGAATGACGTCGCGAAGGTGGAGCTTGAGAAGGACGGCCCGATGCTTGAAACCCACCCGTCGTTCCCGAACAGGACGAACGTGGAGTTTGCTCAGGTGGAATCGCGAAACAGCATAAACCTCCGTGTCTGGGAGCGGGGAGCGGGTGCAACCCTCGCTTGCGGTACAGGGGCGTGCGCCACCGCGGTCGCGGGTGTGCTGAACAATCTTTCAGACAGGATCGTTTCGGTGAACCTCCCCGGTGGTACGCTGAAGATAAGATGGGACGAAGGGACGAACCGCGTATTTATGACCGGCCCCGCAGTCGAGGTCTTCAATGGCGCTTTTTTAATTTAA
- the lysA gene encoding diaminopimelate decarboxylase: MHDFEYKNGSLHCEGVPLEKIANEVGTPFYCYSQHTLIRHFQVFDDAFKDIDRLICFAVKANSNLAVLNELIKAGAGCDIVSGGELFRALKAGATPSKIVYAGVGKTEEEIEYALKSGVLMFNVESSQELFAIDTVASRLGMKAKVALRVNPDVDPKTHPYISTGLKANKFGFNIDTALEEYILASRMENIEIIGVHQHIGSQITEISPFVDALARLLAFVEKLKEKDIRIKYLNIGGGLGIPYKDEAPPLPKELAKEIVPVLKGSGCTIVFEPGRLIAGNSGVLVSRVLYTKQNEGKNFYITDAGMNDLVRPSLYNAHQTIQPVSQESIGRKKVEVDVVGPICESGDFLAKERILPEFKKGELMAVMSAGAYGFTMSSNYNSRRRVPEIMVKGDRYYIVRERETWDDLVRGEKLAE, encoded by the coding sequence GTGCACGATTTTGAATATAAGAACGGTTCCCTTCATTGTGAAGGTGTGCCCCTTGAGAAAATTGCCAACGAGGTTGGCACCCCGTTTTACTGCTACAGCCAGCATACGCTCATAAGGCATTTTCAGGTTTTCGACGACGCGTTCAAGGATATCGACCGCCTTATCTGTTTCGCGGTGAAGGCGAATTCGAACCTCGCGGTGCTAAACGAACTGATAAAGGCGGGTGCGGGATGCGACATCGTATCCGGCGGCGAACTTTTCCGGGCGTTGAAGGCGGGAGCGACGCCGTCGAAGATCGTCTATGCCGGGGTGGGCAAGACCGAAGAGGAGATAGAGTACGCCTTGAAAAGCGGGGTTCTGATGTTCAACGTCGAATCTTCACAGGAGCTTTTCGCTATCGACACGGTAGCCTCGCGCCTCGGCATGAAAGCGAAGGTCGCGCTCAGGGTAAACCCGGATGTCGATCCGAAGACCCATCCGTATATCTCCACCGGGCTGAAGGCGAACAAGTTCGGCTTCAACATAGATACCGCGCTCGAGGAGTATATCCTCGCTTCGAGGATGGAGAATATAGAGATAATCGGCGTCCATCAGCACATTGGAAGCCAGATAACGGAAATTTCCCCGTTTGTCGACGCGCTGGCAAGATTGCTGGCGTTCGTGGAGAAGCTGAAGGAGAAGGATATAAGGATAAAGTACCTCAACATCGGCGGAGGGCTCGGGATACCTTACAAGGATGAGGCCCCGCCGCTCCCGAAAGAGCTGGCAAAGGAGATAGTCCCTGTGCTCAAGGGGAGCGGCTGCACCATCGTTTTTGAGCCGGGGCGTCTGATAGCCGGAAACTCCGGAGTGCTGGTTTCGCGCGTCCTTTACACGAAGCAGAACGAAGGGAAGAATTTCTACATTACCGACGCAGGCATGAACGACCTCGTAAGGCCGTCGCTATATAACGCGCACCAGACCATCCAGCCGGTATCGCAGGAATCGATCGGCAGGAAGAAGGTGGAAGTCGACGTTGTAGGGCCGATATGCGAATCGGGGGACTTTCTCGCGAAAGAGCGTATTCTGCCGGAATTCAAAAAGGGTGAGCTGATGGCGGTGATGAGCGCCGGGGCATACGGTTTCACGATGTCGTCGAATTACAATTCGCGCAGGCGCGTCCCCGAAATAATGGTGAAGGGTGACAGGTATTACATAGTCCGCGAAAGGGAGACATGGGACGACCTTGTTCGCGGGGAGAAGCTGGCGGAGTAG
- a CDS encoding sodium-dependent transporter, with amino-acid sequence MSGGSTPQERFSSRWGLLAASLGCAIGVGNIWRFPRIAAENGGGVFIILWMLFLFLWSIPLMVAEYSLGRKTREGVVGSFAKFGGKNRAWMGGFMALVATCVLFYYTVIAGWCFYYFFQTLSGNLSQMAGGGATDFFMAFTGDSIEFVYMAIPLLICSAVIFVGGVTGIERMNTFMIPTLFLLLISAAIYACTLPGAMKGIEYLFVPKWEYFGNYKTWINALAQSAWSTGAGFGLYLTYSVYVSKDEDIVTNTFFTGIGNNIASIFAALAIIPTIFSILPSAEAEAVFSKSSVGLTFFALPELFGKMPYGNIFAPLFFLTLIFAALSSLISLVELPVRVVMDFGYSRQQSVILVALTTLMFGSLSAYSLDFLDNQDFVWGQGLIISGMFLAWLIIGYGAKAFRVELIEEQRAVHMMSNGEKISNLVQIGEKEEVRLGKYDHMSVGGWFDPVVTYIIPVEFIALMSWWAIEATSGEGWWNPIAVKSLGTCLTQWGIAIMILLALNNYLKRKIHTHEEDGITL; translated from the coding sequence TTGAGCGGAGGGAGTACCCCCCAGGAGCGCTTTTCATCCCGCTGGGGGCTGCTGGCCGCTTCTCTTGGTTGCGCGATTGGCGTCGGAAACATCTGGCGCTTCCCAAGGATCGCCGCCGAGAACGGAGGCGGGGTCTTTATAATCCTCTGGATGCTTTTTCTGTTTCTTTGGTCGATACCGCTTATGGTTGCCGAATACTCTCTCGGCAGGAAGACCCGCGAAGGTGTAGTAGGCTCGTTCGCGAAGTTCGGCGGGAAAAACAGGGCATGGATGGGGGGCTTTATGGCCCTGGTGGCGACATGCGTCCTTTTCTACTACACGGTTATCGCCGGATGGTGTTTCTACTACTTCTTCCAGACGCTTTCCGGGAACCTTTCTCAAATGGCTGGCGGGGGAGCGACAGATTTTTTCATGGCATTTACCGGCGACAGCATCGAATTTGTATATATGGCTATTCCTCTTCTTATCTGCAGCGCCGTGATATTCGTCGGCGGCGTAACCGGGATAGAGAGGATGAATACCTTTATGATACCGACACTCTTCCTTCTCCTTATATCAGCCGCAATTTACGCCTGCACACTGCCGGGCGCGATGAAGGGGATTGAATATCTGTTCGTGCCGAAATGGGAGTATTTCGGCAACTACAAAACTTGGATAAACGCTCTGGCGCAGTCGGCATGGTCCACAGGCGCGGGATTCGGCCTCTACCTTACCTATTCCGTCTATGTAAGCAAGGACGAAGATATCGTAACGAACACTTTTTTCACAGGGATAGGGAACAACATCGCGTCGATTTTCGCCGCGCTGGCGATAATTCCGACCATATTTTCCATACTTCCATCGGCGGAAGCGGAAGCTGTATTCAGCAAGAGCAGCGTAGGCCTTACCTTCTTCGCCCTGCCGGAGCTCTTTGGAAAGATGCCGTACGGAAATATCTTCGCGCCACTCTTCTTCTTAACGCTTATTTTCGCCGCGCTAAGCTCGCTTATATCACTCGTGGAACTCCCGGTGCGCGTCGTCATGGATTTCGGTTATTCCCGGCAACAGTCTGTTATCCTGGTTGCCCTGACGACACTGATGTTCGGTTCGCTCTCCGCGTACAGCCTCGATTTTCTCGACAACCAGGATTTTGTATGGGGTCAGGGGCTGATCATTTCGGGGATGTTCCTGGCCTGGCTCATAATCGGTTATGGTGCGAAAGCTTTCCGCGTTGAACTGATCGAAGAGCAGAGAGCGGTACACATGATGAGTAATGGAGAAAAAATATCCAACCTTGTTCAGATAGGCGAAAAGGAAGAGGTGCGGCTTGGGAAGTACGATCACATGAGCGTCGGCGGATGGTTCGATCCTGTAGTTACATATATTATTCCGGTGGAGTTCATTGCCCTCATGTCTTGGTGGGCAATTGAGGCAACTAGCGGGGAAGGGTGGTGGAACCCTATCGCGGTCAAGAGCCTCGGTACATGTTTAACCCAGTGGGGAATTGCGATAATGATCCTCCTTGCGTTGAACAATTACCTGAAAAGAAAAATACATACGCACGAGGAAGACGGCATCACGCTGTAA
- the accC gene encoding acetyl-CoA carboxylase biotin carboxylase subunit — translation MFKKVLIANRGEVAMRIIRACRELGVRSVLAHSEADADSLPVRYADQAICIGPKEASKSYLNIPSLIAAAEVTDCDAVHPGYGFLSENAGFAEVLESCNINFIGPSVKHIQLMGDKSQAKATAKKAGVPVTPGSDGPLSGPEEALDVASKIGYPVLLKASAGGGGKGMRLVHSEDELVDSLKIVRAEAASAFGNNEIYMEKYITQPRHIEIQIIGDKHGNLVHLFERDCSIQRRHQKLLEEAPSVAVDAETRKMMGDTALRLAREIGYYNAGTVEFLYNSDGSYYFMEMNTRIQVEHPVTEMITGIDLVKEQIRVAAGKKLSFTQDDIHINGHSIECRINAEDPVTFMPSAGKVDEVYLPGGPGVRVDTALFNGYRIPPYYDSMIAKVIVLGRDREEAIARMRRAMGGFHITGIKTTIPLHVRILHTERFINGDIDTKFIEDMEI, via the coding sequence ATGTTTAAGAAGGTTCTTATCGCCAATAGAGGCGAAGTGGCAATGCGCATTATCCGCGCCTGCAGGGAGCTTGGTGTCCGTTCCGTTTTGGCGCACTCGGAAGCAGACGCCGATTCCTTGCCGGTACGGTATGCCGATCAGGCGATCTGCATAGGGCCGAAGGAGGCGTCGAAAAGCTATCTGAATATCCCGTCGCTGATTGCCGCCGCGGAAGTTACCGACTGCGATGCGGTTCACCCGGGATACGGCTTCCTATCCGAGAATGCCGGTTTTGCCGAGGTTTTGGAGTCGTGCAACATTAATTTCATCGGACCGAGCGTAAAACATATACAGCTGATGGGGGACAAAAGCCAGGCCAAGGCTACCGCCAAAAAAGCTGGCGTTCCCGTAACGCCGGGTAGCGACGGTCCTTTGTCGGGGCCGGAGGAGGCTCTCGATGTGGCGAGCAAGATAGGGTATCCGGTTTTGCTCAAGGCGTCCGCCGGCGGCGGTGGAAAAGGGATGAGGCTCGTCCATAGCGAAGACGAGCTAGTAGATTCGCTGAAGATAGTGCGGGCAGAGGCCGCTTCCGCATTTGGCAATAACGAGATATACATGGAAAAGTACATTACCCAGCCGAGGCATATAGAGATCCAGATTATCGGCGACAAGCATGGCAACCTGGTTCATCTCTTCGAGCGCGACTGTTCAATACAAAGAAGGCACCAGAAACTTCTTGAAGAGGCCCCGTCAGTTGCGGTTGACGCGGAAACAAGAAAAATGATGGGTGATACGGCCCTCAGGCTTGCCAGGGAGATAGGATATTACAATGCCGGCACGGTGGAGTTCCTGTACAACTCGGACGGCAGTTATTACTTCATGGAGATGAACACCAGGATCCAGGTGGAACACCCGGTTACCGAGATGATAACCGGCATAGATCTGGTTAAGGAACAGATACGGGTTGCCGCGGGTAAAAAACTTTCGTTTACCCAGGATGATATCCATATAAACGGGCACAGCATTGAGTGCCGAATAAACGCGGAGGATCCTGTCACATTCATGCCGTCTGCCGGAAAAGTGGATGAAGTATACCTTCCAGGCGGTCCCGGCGTCAGGGTAGATACCGCGCTCTTCAACGGCTACCGAATACCGCCATATTACGATTCGATGATAGCGAAAGTGATAGTGCTGGGGCGTGACAGGGAGGAGGCGATCGCCCGAATGCGCCGCGCCATGGGGGGATTCCACATTACCGGAATAAAAACAACAATTCCTCTTCATGTCAGGATTTTGCATACCGAAAGATTTATTAACGGGGACATAGACACAAAATTCATCGAGGATATGGAGATTTGA
- the accB gene encoding acetyl-CoA carboxylase biotin carboxyl carrier protein, which yields MDFDELKKLVRLVEKSNINELQVVEDGKKIKITKSPEGVAYHPHPAAYAPVHAPQPHAAAETSKGGAKGAEAVDEDEGNYHLIKSPMVGTFYRAPAEDAEPYVKEGDFVNKGQVVCIIEAMKLMNEIDSDVKGKIVSILVENGSPVEYGQAIFKIEPV from the coding sequence ATGGATTTTGACGAACTAAAAAAACTGGTTCGGCTCGTTGAGAAGAGCAACATAAACGAACTCCAGGTGGTTGAAGACGGCAAGAAAATAAAAATAACCAAGTCGCCTGAAGGGGTGGCGTATCACCCCCATCCGGCGGCTTACGCTCCGGTTCACGCTCCGCAGCCTCATGCGGCGGCTGAAACGTCAAAGGGTGGTGCCAAGGGGGCGGAAGCCGTCGATGAAGACGAAGGAAATTATCATTTGATCAAATCGCCGATGGTAGGGACATTTTACAGAGCGCCCGCGGAAGATGCCGAGCCTTATGTTAAGGAGGGTGATTTTGTAAACAAGGGGCAGGTTGTCTGCATTATCGAAGCGATGAAACTGATGAATGAGATAGATTCTGACGTTAAAGGGAAGATAGTGTCGATTCTTGTTGAAAACGGTTCCCCGGTTGAATACGGGCAGGCTATCTTCAAAATTGAGCCGGTATAA
- the efp gene encoding elongation factor P translates to MPTIDMNGIRNGKKIELDGVLYEVVSFAHTKPGKGQAFVKAKIKNLKTGQVLERTFKGGDSIKLPDFEEKEMQYLYLDDSGYHFMDTETYEQTFLSVEQVGDKAKFMQENSNVQVLIHNGELIDMELPISVELVVTHTEPGLKGDTSGSASKPATVETGAEILVPLFVNIGDKLKIDTRTGQYVERVKG, encoded by the coding sequence ATGCCGACAATTGATATGAATGGTATCCGAAATGGTAAAAAAATCGAGCTGGATGGAGTTCTCTATGAGGTTGTCTCCTTTGCTCATACCAAGCCGGGTAAGGGACAGGCCTTCGTAAAGGCAAAAATTAAAAACCTCAAAACAGGACAGGTTCTTGAAAGGACGTTCAAGGGGGGGGATTCCATCAAGCTTCCGGACTTTGAAGAGAAGGAGATGCAATATCTCTATCTTGATGATTCCGGTTATCACTTCATGGACACCGAGACCTATGAGCAGACCTTTCTCTCCGTGGAACAGGTGGGGGACAAGGCGAAGTTCATGCAGGAGAACAGCAATGTACAGGTTCTTATTCATAACGGAGAGCTGATAGATATGGAGCTCCCGATATCGGTGGAACTGGTGGTTACGCATACCGAGCCGGGCCTAAAGGGGGATACGTCCGGGAGCGCTTCAAAACCTGCCACTGTAGAAACTGGAGCGGAAATTCTGGTGCCGCTTTTTGTCAATATCGGCGACAAACTGAAAATCGATACGCGCACAGGGCAGTATGTGGAAAGAGTGAAAGGTTAG